A stretch of Gossypium hirsutum isolate 1008001.06 chromosome A06, Gossypium_hirsutum_v2.1, whole genome shotgun sequence DNA encodes these proteins:
- the LOC107955345 gene encoding uncharacterized protein YnbD isoform X1 has product MGLGLSVLLAIKATAWMLLYLFFSRFGFTVLAIPLLYASLISWLVSIASHPSIDLPMLLGKNPDGTFPILSTIMFSPYLYFARAFSMVRRFLSGEEPYSQICEGLYVGGWPASPRLLPPGNPAIIDCTSEFPRIKEFKGHSYLCVPTWDIRAPQPGQIESAVKWACRKRARNQPVYVHCAYGHGRSVAVMCALLVALGVVENWKAAEKYIRERRPCIKMNSLHYKALEEWSSSRLSSPKRNEELDVNSVSQSNSSGNTKASMVENKID; this is encoded by the exons ATGGGTTTAGGCTTATCAGTCTTATTAGCTATAAAGGCAACGGCATGGATGTTATTATATCTCTTCTTCAGTAGATTTGGGTTCACAGTGTTGGCAATACCATTGTTGTATGCATCATTGATTTCATGGCTTGTTTCAATTGCTTCTCACCCTTCAATCGACCTTCCCATGCTTTTGGGCAAAAACCCAGATGGGACTTTCCCAATTTTGTCCACTATCATGTTCTCCCCATATCTGTATTTTGCTAGAGCTTTTTCAATGGTGAGAAGGTTCCTTAGTGGTGAAGAACCTTACTCTCAAATATGTGAGGGTTTATATGTTGGTGGTTGGCCTGCTTCACCTCGTTTATTGCCGCCTGGTAACCCTGCCATTATTGATTGCACATCTGAATTCCCAAGAATAAAGGAGTTCAAGGGTCATTCATATTTATGTGTTCCTACTTGGGACATAAGGGCACCTCAGCCAGGCCAGATAGAATCAGCTGTGAAGTGGGCATGTCGAAAGAGAGCTCGAAATCAGCCTGTTTACGTCCACTGTGCTTATG GCCATGGTCGAAGTGTTGCTGTGATGTGTGCATTACTAGTGGCTTTAGGCGTTGTGGAAAACTGGAAAGCCGCTGAAAAATACATACGAGAAAGGCGGCCTTGTATTAAAATGAACTCTCTCCACTACAAAGCTTTAGAAGAATGGTCTAGTTCTAGACTATCTTCTCCTAAGAGAAATGAAGAACTGGATGTAAATTCAGTTAGTCAGTCAAACTCCTCTGGTAACACAAAGGCTTCAATGGTGGAAAacaaaattgattga
- the LOC107955345 gene encoding uncharacterized protein isoform X2 yields the protein MGLGLSVLLAIKATAWMLLYLFFSRFGFTVLAIPLLYASLISWLVSIASHPSIDLPMLLGKNPDGTFPILSTIMFSPYLYFARAFSMVRRFLSGEEPYSQICEGLYVGGWPASPRLLPPGNPAIIDCTSEFPRIKEFKGHSYLCVPTWDIRAPQPGQIESAVKWACRKRARNQPVYVHCAYVSNLKRPLDPCSIGLTGRSGLVFYSLHLYDRFNLLNHQFSFRRPTSTNSFCSVKFIVHLDVFNPVNLLLLWYCTSLAS from the exons ATGGGTTTAGGCTTATCAGTCTTATTAGCTATAAAGGCAACGGCATGGATGTTATTATATCTCTTCTTCAGTAGATTTGGGTTCACAGTGTTGGCAATACCATTGTTGTATGCATCATTGATTTCATGGCTTGTTTCAATTGCTTCTCACCCTTCAATCGACCTTCCCATGCTTTTGGGCAAAAACCCAGATGGGACTTTCCCAATTTTGTCCACTATCATGTTCTCCCCATATCTGTATTTTGCTAGAGCTTTTTCAATGGTGAGAAGGTTCCTTAGTGGTGAAGAACCTTACTCTCAAATATGTGAGGGTTTATATGTTGGTGGTTGGCCTGCTTCACCTCGTTTATTGCCGCCTGGTAACCCTGCCATTATTGATTGCACATCTGAATTCCCAAGAATAAAGGAGTTCAAGGGTCATTCATATTTATGTGTTCCTACTTGGGACATAAGGGCACCTCAGCCAGGCCAGATAGAATCAGCTGTGAAGTGGGCATGTCGAAAGAGAGCTCGAAATCAGCCTGTTTACGTCCACTGTGCTTATG TATCCAATCTGAAGAGGCCACTGGATCCTTGTTCAATTGGTTTGACTGGCCGGTCCGGTCTGGTTTTCTATTCATTGCATTTGTATGATAGATTTAACCTGCTCAATCATCAATTCAGCTTCAGGAGGCCTACTTCCACCAATTCATTTTGTTCAGTAAAATTTATTGTTCACTTGGATGTATTTAATCCTGTTAATCTTCTTTTATTGTGGTATTGTACCAGTTTAGCTAGTTAA